From the genome of Schaalia dentiphila ATCC 17982, one region includes:
- a CDS encoding N-acetylmannosamine-6-phosphate 2-epimerase translates to MHPLIANLKGKLIVSVQAYPGEPMRHPETMAQIARAAEIGGAAAIRCQGLSDISAIKGRVDVPVIGLWKEGHEGVYITPSLRHARACVMAGSDIVALDATGRPRLDGLSFAETVAALREDGTLVMADCGSFEDAQRAVDAGVDIVSTTLAGYTGDRVKTDGPDLELLREVVAAFPDVPVICEGRVHTPEQAAAAMEAGAFAVIVGTAITHPTSITTWFKAAVEG, encoded by the coding sequence ATGCACCCGCTCATTGCAAACCTGAAGGGCAAGCTCATCGTCTCCGTCCAGGCGTACCCGGGCGAGCCCATGCGCCACCCCGAGACGATGGCGCAGATCGCCCGCGCCGCCGAGATCGGTGGCGCCGCTGCCATCCGCTGCCAGGGCCTGTCCGATATTTCCGCGATCAAGGGCCGCGTGGACGTGCCCGTGATCGGCCTGTGGAAGGAAGGCCACGAGGGCGTGTACATCACCCCCTCGCTGCGCCACGCCCGCGCCTGCGTCATGGCCGGCTCCGACATCGTCGCCCTGGACGCGACGGGTCGCCCGCGCCTCGACGGCCTGAGCTTTGCCGAGACCGTTGCGGCCCTGCGCGAGGACGGCACCCTCGTCATGGCTGACTGCGGTTCCTTCGAGGACGCCCAGCGCGCCGTCGACGCCGGCGTGGACATCGTGTCCACGACCCTGGCGGGCTACACGGGCGACCGCGTGAAGACCGACGGCCCCGACCTGGAGCTGCTGCGCGAGGTCGTCGCCGCGTTCCCGGACGTCCCCGTGATCTGCGAGGGCCGCGTCCACACGCCCGAGCAGGCCGCCGCCGCCATGGAGGCGGGCGCCTTCGCCGTCATCGTCGGCACCGCCATCACGCACCCCACGTCGATCACGACGTGGTTCAAGGCAGCCGTGGAAGGCTGA
- a CDS encoding MFS transporter produces MSVPYSRAHAALRATGIVYVCLGFGTSAWLSRLPDVRDDLGLTPATIGTMLLIASLGSLLTLPTSGPIVTKIGARASGRIGVLIWALGIVCAGVGALNVSIPLATLGLVLLAAGNGLWGATMNIEAGLVQAAVRRTVVPIIQAMYAVGMLGGALLGALASQMGLPLGAHLFGLAALELLACGTAVGFYLTKEEVAALAPAQDKGDGGEASSNKAKGLTRVAWREKQTVLIALMVMSAGLMEGAANDWLNLSMVDGYGYSTAAASAAFAFFLLMMTVVRFASPRLEACLGSPMLLRITFSGAVVGLLLVAFAPHHLFAVAGIALWGIGSALGFPLGISALSVDPVMTPARVSVLSTVNYGAALIGPPLLGLIADHIGYHRALAFVALPVLLAIVLAGQVPDRRGTKRTDLAFGD; encoded by the coding sequence ATGTCTGTCCCGTACTCTCGCGCTCACGCCGCCCTTCGCGCTACCGGCATCGTCTACGTGTGCCTCGGTTTTGGCACATCCGCGTGGCTCTCGCGCCTGCCCGACGTGCGCGATGACCTCGGGCTGACTCCTGCGACGATCGGCACGATGCTGCTCATCGCCTCCCTCGGCTCTCTGCTCACCCTGCCGACCTCCGGCCCGATCGTCACCAAGATCGGCGCGCGGGCCTCGGGCCGCATCGGCGTGCTCATCTGGGCTCTCGGCATTGTCTGCGCGGGGGTGGGGGCGCTCAACGTGTCGATCCCGCTGGCTACTCTTGGCCTCGTGCTCCTGGCCGCGGGTAACGGCCTGTGGGGCGCGACCATGAACATCGAGGCCGGCCTCGTGCAAGCCGCCGTGCGCCGCACCGTCGTTCCTATCATCCAGGCGATGTACGCGGTCGGCATGCTCGGTGGCGCCCTCCTCGGCGCGCTCGCCTCCCAGATGGGCCTGCCCCTCGGCGCCCACCTCTTCGGCCTGGCCGCGCTCGAGCTTCTCGCCTGCGGCACTGCCGTCGGCTTCTACCTGACGAAGGAAGAGGTCGCGGCCCTCGCGCCCGCTCAGGACAAGGGCGACGGGGGAGAGGCCTCGTCGAACAAGGCGAAGGGCCTCACGCGCGTCGCCTGGCGCGAGAAGCAGACCGTGCTCATCGCCCTCATGGTCATGAGCGCGGGCCTCATGGAGGGCGCGGCGAACGACTGGCTCAACCTGTCCATGGTCGACGGCTACGGATACTCGACGGCAGCGGCCTCCGCTGCTTTCGCGTTCTTCCTGCTCATGATGACGGTCGTGCGTTTCGCGTCCCCGCGTCTCGAGGCCTGCCTGGGATCGCCCATGCTGCTGCGGATCACCTTCTCCGGCGCGGTCGTCGGCCTGCTGCTCGTGGCCTTCGCGCCGCACCACCTGTTCGCGGTCGCGGGCATCGCGCTGTGGGGCATCGGGTCGGCCCTTGGCTTCCCGCTGGGCATTTCGGCGCTGTCCGTCGACCCCGTGATGACGCCCGCGCGCGTCTCGGTGCTGTCGACCGTGAACTACGGCGCGGCCCTCATCGGCCCGCCGCTCCTCGGCCTTATCGCCGACCACATCGGCTACCACCGTGCGCTGGCCTTCGTGGCCCTGCCGGTCCTCCTCGCGATTGTGCTCGCCGGGCAGGTGCCCGACCGCCGCGGGACGAAGCGCACGGACCTCGCCTTCGGCGACTAG
- a CDS encoding NADP-dependent oxidoreductase — MARIIGYRRFGGVEVLEEGSVSLPAPGEGQVLVTVRAAGINPVDYKLFGGLTRPLEVLRTIVHPARWFARGADRPLRGVGQDFAGVVAAVGPGVSNVGVGDEVIGLLRAAPWQVREYGSLATQLVISADNVVPKPASMNFDVAGGLGVAAQTAMGALRRVRAEAGDVIVVAAAAGGVGGLVTQLARARGASVIGIAGPSNADYLRSLGAIPVAYGEGLEQQIKDAAPSPVTAFIDCFGGYSSLAHSLGVPGERVGSLVPTPAIALRRARFTGGRDGKISDIAMVAGLVERGTVTLTIARTYPFEVGQVRAAYTELMGGHVRGKIVITMD, encoded by the coding sequence ATGGCGCGAATTATTGGATACCGTCGTTTCGGAGGCGTTGAGGTGCTCGAGGAAGGCTCGGTGTCACTCCCCGCGCCCGGAGAGGGGCAGGTGCTCGTCACAGTGCGGGCCGCCGGCATCAACCCTGTTGACTACAAGCTCTTCGGTGGATTGACGAGGCCCCTCGAGGTCCTCCGCACCATCGTTCACCCTGCCCGTTGGTTCGCTCGCGGGGCGGACCGGCCGCTGCGCGGCGTCGGGCAGGATTTCGCGGGCGTCGTGGCGGCCGTGGGCCCGGGCGTGAGCAACGTGGGGGTGGGCGACGAAGTCATCGGTCTCCTGCGCGCCGCCCCCTGGCAGGTGCGCGAATACGGTTCGCTCGCGACCCAACTCGTTATTTCGGCCGACAACGTCGTCCCCAAGCCCGCCTCCATGAACTTCGACGTCGCCGGAGGGCTGGGCGTTGCCGCGCAGACCGCGATGGGTGCGCTCCGCCGTGTGAGGGCGGAGGCGGGTGACGTTATCGTTGTCGCGGCAGCTGCCGGGGGTGTGGGAGGCCTCGTCACGCAGCTCGCTCGTGCCCGCGGGGCGAGCGTTATCGGTATCGCCGGTCCCTCTAACGCCGACTACCTGCGGTCCCTTGGCGCGATCCCCGTGGCCTATGGCGAGGGCCTGGAGCAACAAATCAAGGACGCGGCGCCCTCGCCCGTCACTGCCTTCATCGACTGCTTCGGCGGATACTCGTCGCTGGCCCATAGTCTCGGTGTGCCGGGAGAGCGCGTGGGGAGCCTCGTGCCGACGCCTGCGATCGCCCTGCGGCGCGCGCGCTTCACGGGCGGGCGCGACGGAAAGATCTCCGACATCGCGATGGTTGCGGGTCTCGTGGAACGCGGCACGGTGACCCTGACCATTGCGCGTACCTACCCGTTCGAAGTGGGGCAGGTACGCGCCGCGTACACGGAGCTCATGGGCGGTCACGTGCGAGGCAAGATCGTCATCACGATGGACTGA
- a CDS encoding UDP-N-acetylmuramate dehydrogenase — MTTLADLTTLRVGGPIAEHVRVSTTDALVDAVAAADAAGSPLLVVGGGSNLLASDAPFEGTVVDVQPFDEVASIIHEDPAGSVVVRTGAGTVWDAFVSWTLSEGLCGLEALSGIPGTVGASPVQNVGAYGHEVSETIESVEAYDRLTGIVVRLLPTDLGFAYRSSAIKRSVGEPGLGDRPWGPTGRWVVLSVDFRLERSPLSAPVMYAELARRLGVEAGERADASLVRSTVLDLRSGKGMVLDAEDHDTWSAGSFFTNPILPEAVAASLPEDAPRFSAGEGLVKTSAAWLIDHAGCGKGFHLPEAGDPPRASLSTKHVLALTNRGGATGADIEALARAVRERVFEAFGVTLVPEPVTVGINW; from the coding sequence ATGACGACCCTTGCTGATCTGACGACCCTGCGCGTGGGCGGGCCCATCGCCGAGCACGTGCGTGTTTCTACGACCGACGCCCTGGTGGATGCCGTCGCCGCGGCCGACGCCGCCGGCAGCCCGCTCCTCGTCGTCGGCGGAGGGTCGAACCTCCTGGCGTCAGACGCCCCCTTTGAGGGTACGGTCGTCGATGTGCAGCCTTTCGATGAGGTTGCCTCCATCATCCACGAGGACCCTGCCGGCTCGGTCGTCGTGCGCACCGGCGCGGGCACGGTCTGGGACGCTTTCGTCTCCTGGACGTTGTCTGAGGGGCTCTGCGGCCTCGAGGCGCTCTCCGGCATCCCCGGGACCGTCGGTGCCTCCCCGGTGCAGAACGTGGGCGCCTACGGCCACGAGGTCTCCGAGACCATCGAGAGCGTCGAGGCCTACGACCGCCTGACGGGCATCGTCGTGCGCCTGCTGCCCACCGACCTCGGTTTCGCCTACCGCTCCTCGGCGATCAAGCGCAGCGTCGGCGAGCCCGGCCTGGGCGACCGCCCCTGGGGGCCGACTGGCCGCTGGGTGGTCCTGTCCGTGGACTTCCGCCTCGAGCGCTCGCCCCTGAGCGCCCCCGTCATGTACGCCGAGCTGGCGCGCCGCCTCGGCGTCGAGGCCGGGGAGCGCGCCGACGCGTCCCTGGTCCGCTCCACCGTCCTGGATCTGCGCAGCGGCAAGGGCATGGTCCTGGATGCGGAGGATCACGACACGTGGAGCGCCGGTTCCTTCTTCACGAACCCGATCCTGCCCGAGGCCGTGGCCGCCTCCCTGCCCGAGGACGCGCCTCGCTTTAGCGCGGGGGAGGGCCTCGTCAAGACGAGCGCCGCCTGGCTCATCGATCACGCGGGCTGTGGCAAGGGCTTCCACCTGCCCGAGGCCGGGGACCCGCCGCGCGCGTCCCTGTCCACCAAGCACGTGCTGGCCCTGACGAACCGCGGCGGTGCGACGGGCGCCGACATCGAGGCCCTGGCCCGCGCCGTGCGCGAGCGGGTCTTTGAGGCATTCGGCGTGACCCTGGTGCCCGAGCCGGTCACGGTCGGCATCAACTGGTAG
- a CDS encoding antitoxin, producing MSDPAPFTPRPRVARRHAPSFDAENFLRELDVIAHRVKRVATVPVETFSADCPEYDSACMVIIRLAAFLEREEYAPYMDALTSPEKRALRTTRNIAAHSGYQSMDDQLLWTAVTRNVPDMIERLRAAASRG from the coding sequence ATGAGTGACCCTGCTCCCTTCACCCCTCGACCGCGAGTGGCACGCAGACATGCGCCCAGTTTCGACGCTGAGAACTTCCTGCGCGAACTCGACGTCATCGCCCACCGCGTCAAGAGAGTTGCCACTGTCCCCGTCGAGACCTTCAGTGCCGATTGCCCGGAGTACGACTCCGCCTGCATGGTGATCATCCGGCTGGCCGCGTTCCTGGAACGCGAAGAGTACGCACCCTACATGGACGCCCTGACCTCACCCGAGAAGCGCGCCCTGCGCACGACCCGCAACATCGCGGCACACTCGGGGTACCAGAGCATGGACGACCAGCTCCTGTGGACGGCCGTCACCCGCAACGTACCCGACATGATCGAGCGCCTGCGCGCCGCAGCCTCACGCGGATAG
- a CDS encoding helix-turn-helix domain-containing protein, giving the protein MSRFHRHDAPSLVRAARQDASLTQAELAGMTGMSQSTLAQIESGKRAVSSELLERILRTADYRPSVPLARYASSITTYAQERGLGTLRVFGSVARGTDGFESDIDLIGTPTRELSLFELADIASFASELTGFPTEVHADTHVPDALRAAVDEAVAL; this is encoded by the coding sequence ATGAGCCGGTTTCATCGTCACGACGCGCCGTCCCTCGTGCGTGCTGCACGTCAGGACGCATCCCTCACACAGGCCGAGCTGGCGGGGATGACCGGGATGAGCCAGTCGACCCTCGCGCAGATCGAGTCCGGCAAGCGCGCAGTTTCCTCCGAGCTGCTCGAACGCATCCTCCGCACCGCCGACTACCGCCCCTCCGTACCGCTCGCCCGCTACGCGTCCTCGATCACCACCTACGCCCAGGAACGAGGCCTCGGCACCCTCCGCGTCTTCGGCTCGGTCGCCCGGGGCACGGACGGATTCGAGTCAGACATTGACCTAATCGGCACGCCCACCCGCGAGCTATCACTGTTCGAGTTGGCGGACATTGCCTCGTTCGCAAGCGAGCTCACAGGCTTCCCGACGGAGGTTCACGCGGATACACACGTGCCCGATGCACTGCGAGCTGCCGTTGACGAGGCCGTGGCACTATGA
- a CDS encoding adenosine deaminase produces MEAPAVPNLTAPRPTPPGRRDLATLPKAHLHLHFTGAMRPTTMVEMARAQGVRLPPHLLHIDAASMPADGRGWFRFQRAYDSARHLVRSEAAMRRLIREAAEDDAAEGSVRMEIQADPTSYAPYVGGITPALEIIIDEARLASRDTGVDIGVIVAASRMKHPLDARTLARLAASFAGDGPGDVVGFGLSNDERVGSTASFAPAFRIARRAGLVGVPHGGELLGPSSVREVVSALAPARLGHGVRTSEDPALLRAVIDEGIALEVCPTSNVHLGVYTDFSQVPLPTLISAGATVALAADDPLLFRSRLVAQYEVARDVFGLSDQALADLARSSIDASLASPTRKEAWKADIDAWLATPAA; encoded by the coding sequence GTGGAAGCGCCCGCTGTCCCTAACCTGACGGCCCCGCGCCCCACCCCACCGGGCAGGCGTGACCTCGCAACCCTCCCCAAGGCTCACCTGCACCTGCACTTCACGGGGGCCATGCGGCCCACGACCATGGTCGAGATGGCGCGCGCACAGGGCGTGCGACTACCTCCTCATCTGCTGCACATCGACGCGGCCTCCATGCCGGCCGACGGGCGCGGCTGGTTCCGTTTCCAGCGCGCCTACGACTCCGCGCGCCACCTCGTACGTTCCGAGGCCGCGATGCGCCGCCTCATCCGCGAGGCCGCCGAGGACGACGCCGCCGAGGGCTCCGTGCGCATGGAGATCCAGGCCGACCCCACGTCCTACGCGCCCTACGTCGGGGGCATCACCCCGGCCCTGGAGATCATCATCGACGAGGCCCGCCTGGCCTCGCGCGATACCGGCGTCGACATCGGGGTGATCGTCGCGGCGTCGCGCATGAAGCACCCGTTGGACGCGCGCACGCTCGCGCGCCTGGCCGCGTCGTTTGCTGGGGATGGCCCCGGCGACGTCGTGGGTTTCGGCCTGTCCAACGACGAGCGCGTCGGCTCCACGGCGTCGTTTGCCCCTGCGTTCCGCATCGCGCGCCGCGCCGGGCTCGTAGGTGTTCCGCACGGCGGCGAGCTCCTGGGCCCGTCCTCCGTGCGCGAGGTAGTCTCCGCTTTGGCCCCCGCCCGCCTCGGGCACGGGGTGCGTACCAGCGAAGATCCGGCGCTCCTGCGCGCCGTCATCGACGAGGGCATCGCCCTGGAGGTGTGTCCCACGTCGAACGTGCACCTGGGCGTCTACACGGACTTTTCGCAGGTGCCGTTGCCGACGCTGATCTCGGCGGGGGCTACCGTCGCGCTGGCGGCCGACGACCCGCTGCTGTTCCGCTCGCGCCTGGTCGCCCAGTACGAGGTCGCCCGCGACGTTTTCGGTCTGTCCGACCAGGCTCTGGCCGACCTGGCGCGGTCTTCCATCGACGCGTCGTTGGCCTCGCCGACGCGCAAGGAGGCCTGGAAGGCCGACATAGACGCGTGGCTGGCGACGCCTGCGGCGTAG
- a CDS encoding alpha/beta hydrolase gives MHVSFERTAQEAPLGTVLLAHGYAEHSGRYAHLRSALTRAGYDVAYYDHAGHGTSEGPLARVDVGALIRDFGDARRATLAHARTPDLFLFGHSMGGIIAAASTILDPTRLRGTVLSAPALRPLPHVSPSQARRLLPIARLRPGLVVAKGASDMEVSPLSRDPEVQRDFDADPLTYKGGVPILTGATMIIQGDEVVARAARLRTPTLVMHGSNDLMADLRGSRELVRGARAAHPDADIHLRIIDGAYHELLNEPEGPGLIRDIIIWLGEH, from the coding sequence ATGCACGTCTCGTTCGAACGGACAGCGCAGGAGGCCCCCCTCGGGACGGTCCTCCTCGCCCACGGGTACGCGGAACACAGCGGGCGCTACGCCCACCTGCGCTCCGCGCTCACCCGTGCCGGTTACGACGTCGCCTACTACGACCACGCGGGCCACGGGACCTCTGAGGGTCCCCTCGCCCGCGTGGACGTGGGCGCGCTGATCCGCGACTTCGGTGACGCGCGCCGGGCGACCCTCGCACACGCGCGCACGCCGGACCTGTTCCTGTTCGGACACTCGATGGGCGGCATCATCGCGGCCGCCTCCACGATCCTGGACCCTACGCGGTTGCGCGGCACGGTCCTATCCGCGCCCGCGCTGCGTCCCCTCCCCCACGTCTCCCCGTCCCAGGCGCGCAGGCTGCTGCCGATCGCCCGGCTGCGCCCCGGCCTCGTCGTGGCGAAGGGCGCGTCCGACATGGAGGTTTCTCCCCTGTCGCGCGACCCCGAGGTTCAGCGCGACTTCGACGCGGATCCGCTCACCTACAAGGGCGGCGTGCCGATCCTGACGGGCGCGACGATGATCATTCAGGGCGACGAGGTCGTTGCGCGCGCCGCACGCCTGCGCACTCCGACCCTCGTCATGCACGGGTCGAACGACCTGATGGCGGACCTGCGCGGTTCGCGCGAGCTCGTGCGCGGGGCACGCGCGGCGCACCCGGACGCCGACATCCACCTGCGCATCATCGACGGCGCCTACCACGAGCTCCTTAACGAGCCCGAGGGCCCCGGCCTGATCCGCGACATCATCATCTGGCTCGGGGAGCACTAG
- a CDS encoding pyridoxal phosphate-dependent aminotransferase: MTNTPRTRVSDRFNAITPSATLAVDAKAKALKAAGRPVIGFGAGEPDFATPDYIVEAAVKAARNPAMHRYTPAAGLPALREAIAEKTLRDSGYEVSPADIVVTNGGKQAVFQAFAALLGPGDEAILPTPYWTTYPEVVKLAGATPVEVFAGADQDYKVTVEQLEAARTERTKVLLMCSPSNPTGSVYTPEELTAIGQWALEHGIWVISDEIYEHLLYEDAQTAHIVKLVPELADQAVILNGVAKTYAMTGWRVGWMIGPSDVIKAALSFQSHLTSNVNNVAQEAARAAVSGSLDAVDEMRVAFDRRRRLIVDMLRQIDGFDVPTPKGAFYVYPSVERLLGREIRGRVANTSGELADLILDEVEVAAVPGEAFGPSGFLRFSYALADDDLVEGITRVQELFA; encoded by the coding sequence GTGACCAATACTCCTCGCACCCGTGTCTCTGATCGTTTCAACGCCATCACCCCGTCCGCGACCCTGGCCGTGGACGCGAAGGCCAAGGCTCTCAAGGCCGCCGGCCGCCCGGTGATCGGATTCGGCGCCGGCGAACCCGACTTCGCCACGCCCGACTACATTGTCGAGGCCGCCGTCAAGGCCGCGCGCAACCCCGCGATGCACCGCTACACGCCCGCCGCCGGCCTGCCCGCGCTGCGCGAGGCCATCGCGGAAAAGACCCTGCGTGACTCCGGCTACGAGGTCTCCCCCGCCGATATCGTCGTGACCAACGGCGGCAAGCAGGCCGTCTTTCAGGCTTTCGCCGCGCTGCTGGGCCCCGGCGACGAGGCGATCCTGCCGACCCCGTACTGGACCACGTACCCCGAGGTCGTCAAGCTCGCCGGCGCGACCCCCGTCGAGGTGTTCGCGGGCGCCGACCAGGACTACAAGGTGACCGTCGAGCAGCTCGAGGCCGCGCGCACCGAGCGCACGAAGGTCCTCCTCATGTGCTCGCCGTCCAACCCGACGGGCAGCGTCTACACGCCCGAGGAGCTGACCGCGATCGGCCAGTGGGCCCTCGAGCACGGCATCTGGGTCATCTCGGATGAGATCTACGAGCACCTGCTGTACGAGGACGCGCAGACCGCGCACATCGTCAAGCTGGTGCCCGAGCTGGCCGACCAGGCCGTGATCCTCAACGGCGTTGCCAAGACCTACGCGATGACCGGCTGGCGAGTGGGCTGGATGATCGGCCCCTCCGACGTCATCAAGGCTGCGCTGTCCTTCCAGTCACACCTGACCTCCAACGTCAACAATGTCGCCCAGGAGGCCGCGCGCGCCGCCGTGTCGGGTTCCCTGGACGCCGTGGACGAGATGCGCGTCGCCTTCGACCGTCGCCGCCGCCTCATCGTCGACATGCTGCGCCAGATCGACGGTTTCGACGTTCCCACCCCCAAGGGCGCGTTCTACGTCTACCCCTCCGTCGAGCGCCTGCTGGGTCGCGAGATCCGAGGCCGCGTGGCCAACACGTCGGGCGAGCTCGCCGACCTGATTCTCGACGAGGTCGAGGTCGCGGCGGTTCCGGGCGAGGCCTTCGGCCCCTCCGGCTTCCTGCGCTTCTCTTACGCTCTGGCCGACGACGACCTCGTCGAGGGCATCACCCGCGTGCAGGAGCTCTTCGCCTGA
- the secE gene encoding preprotein translocase subunit SecE produces the protein MADRVASDAESSRRDRTKNEATRKRSAATKEQTKRPGFFGGIWLFFKQVIDEMKKVTYPTGSETWTYFLVVVVFVAAIMLFAGLLDFGFGKLSALIFG, from the coding sequence ATGGCCGATCGTGTTGCCTCGGATGCTGAATCCTCGCGCCGAGATCGCACTAAGAACGAAGCTACCCGCAAGCGTAGCGCCGCCACCAAGGAGCAGACGAAGCGTCCTGGATTCTTCGGTGGCATCTGGCTCTTCTTCAAGCAAGTCATTGACGAAATGAAGAAGGTTACCTACCCCACGGGATCCGAGACCTGGACCTACTTCCTCGTCGTCGTTGTGTTTGTCGCCGCAATCATGCTTTTCGCTGGCCTACTCGACTTCGGATTCGGTAAACTAAGCGCATTGATCTTCGGCTGA
- the nusG gene encoding transcription termination/antitermination protein NusG, translating to MSDEQYTEDQVLEAAQETVEQETVEAPARDTVEEVTEEVATEDTVSEEEAPASVEEEAIAKLRRKLYMSPGDWYVIHTYSGHERKVKANLEQRITTQNMEDYIFAVEVPDEYVMEYRGNAKKRVRHVRIPGYAIVCMDFNEASYRVVKETPAVTGFVGDQHNPVPLSIDEVVMLLTPNVLEEAAEAAKDQPAPVQAVQTQFEVGEIVTVTDGPFETMSATISEIMPEAQKLKVLVTIFERETPLELGFDQVEKLEQ from the coding sequence GTGAGCGACGAACAGTACACCGAGGACCAGGTCCTCGAGGCCGCCCAGGAAACCGTTGAGCAGGAGACCGTCGAGGCTCCGGCTCGGGATACTGTTGAGGAGGTGACCGAGGAGGTCGCCACCGAGGACACCGTGTCCGAGGAAGAGGCCCCGGCCTCGGTCGAAGAGGAAGCGATCGCCAAGCTGCGCCGCAAGCTCTACATGTCCCCCGGCGACTGGTACGTCATCCACACCTACTCCGGCCACGAGCGCAAGGTGAAGGCGAACCTCGAGCAGCGCATCACCACGCAGAACATGGAAGATTACATCTTCGCCGTCGAGGTTCCGGATGAGTATGTCATGGAGTATCGCGGCAACGCGAAAAAGCGCGTGCGCCACGTGCGCATCCCCGGCTACGCGATCGTCTGCATGGACTTCAACGAGGCCTCGTACCGTGTCGTCAAGGAAACCCCCGCCGTCACCGGCTTCGTGGGCGACCAGCACAACCCCGTGCCGCTCTCGATCGACGAGGTCGTCATGCTCCTGACGCCCAACGTCCTCGAGGAGGCTGCCGAGGCTGCCAAGGATCAGCCCGCCCCCGTCCAGGCCGTTCAGACTCAGTTCGAGGTCGGTGAGATCGTCACCGTCACCGACGGACCTTTCGAGACCATGTCGGCCACGATCTCCGAGATCATGCCCGAGGCTCAGAAGCTCAAGGTCCTCGTCACCATCTTCGAGCGCGAGACGCCGCTCGAGCTCGGCTTCGACCAGGTAGAGAAGCTCGAGCAGTGA
- the rplK gene encoding 50S ribosomal protein L11, which produces MAPKKKVTGLIKLQIAAGAATPAPPVGPALGQHGVNIVEFTKAYNAATESQRGNIIPVEITVYEDRSFTFVLKTPPAAELIKKAAGIQKGSGTPNTVKVGSITMDQAREIGQSKMADLNANDVEAAAKIIAGTARSMGINVEG; this is translated from the coding sequence ATGGCACCGAAGAAGAAGGTCACCGGCCTGATCAAGCTTCAGATCGCAGCCGGCGCCGCTACCCCCGCACCGCCCGTCGGCCCCGCTCTGGGCCAGCACGGCGTGAACATTGTTGAGTTCACCAAGGCTTACAACGCGGCCACCGAGTCGCAGCGTGGAAACATCATCCCCGTTGAGATCACCGTCTACGAGGATCGTTCCTTCACGTTCGTCCTCAAGACGCCGCCCGCCGCTGAGCTCATCAAGAAGGCTGCTGGCATCCAGAAGGGTTCCGGCACCCCCAACACCGTCAAGGTTGGTTCGATCACGATGGATCAGGCTCGCGAAATCGGCCAGTCCAAGATGGCTGACCTCAACGCCAACGATGTCGAGGCTGCTGCCAAGATCATCGCCGGCACCGCCCGCTCTATGGGCATCAACGTCGAGGGCTGA
- the rplA gene encoding 50S ribosomal protein L1 yields the protein MTKRSKSYRAAAEKVHADVLYTPFEAMKLAKETTVTKFDSTVEVVFRLGVDPRQADQMVRGTVSLPHGTGKTARVLVFAVGPRAQEAIDAGADEVGGDELIEKVAKGYTDFDVAVATPDLMGKVGRLGRVLGPRGLMPNPKTGTVTMDVAKAVKEIKGGRIEFRVDKHANLAFIVGKASFTAEQLTENYAAVLDEVLRLKPTSSKGRYLLKGAVATTMGPGIPLDVTKVKDLIEK from the coding sequence ATGACCAAGCGCTCCAAGAGCTACCGCGCAGCGGCCGAGAAGGTCCACGCGGACGTGCTGTACACCCCCTTCGAGGCCATGAAGCTGGCCAAGGAGACCACCGTCACCAAGTTCGACTCGACCGTTGAGGTCGTCTTCCGACTGGGTGTCGACCCCCGCCAGGCGGACCAGATGGTCCGTGGCACCGTTTCCCTGCCGCACGGCACCGGCAAGACCGCCCGGGTCTTGGTCTTCGCCGTTGGTCCGCGCGCCCAGGAAGCGATCGACGCAGGCGCCGACGAGGTCGGCGGCGACGAGCTCATCGAGAAGGTTGCCAAGGGCTACACCGACTTCGATGTCGCCGTTGCTACCCCCGACCTCATGGGCAAGGTTGGCCGCCTCGGCCGCGTCCTCGGCCCCCGTGGCCTCATGCCGAACCCCAAGACGGGCACCGTGACCATGGACGTCGCGAAGGCCGTCAAGGAGATCAAGGGCGGTCGCATCGAGTTCCGCGTCGATAAGCACGCCAACCTGGCGTTCATCGTCGGCAAGGCCTCCTTCACCGCCGAGCAGCTGACTGAGAACTACGCCGCTGTCCTGGACGAGGTGCTGCGTCTCAAGCCGACCTCCTCGAAGGGCCGCTACCTGCTCAAGGGCGCCGTCGCCACGACGATGGGCCCCGGCATCCCGCTGGATGTCACCAAGGTCAAGGACCTCATCGAGAAGTGA